One stretch of Halichoerus grypus chromosome 10, mHalGry1.hap1.1, whole genome shotgun sequence DNA includes these proteins:
- the LOC118531192 gene encoding pancreatic progenitor cell differentiation and proliferation factor, giving the protein MAAIPSSGSLVATHDYYRRRLGSTSSNSSCGSAEYAGEAIPHHPGLPKADPGHWWASFFFGKSTLPFMATVLESPERSESPQASPGTITCDLALEAMRKQPGGQPGKTNTGPPS; this is encoded by the exons ATGGCAGCCATCCCCTCCAGCGGCTCGCTCGTGGCCACCCACGACTATTACCGGC GCCGCCTGGGCTCCACTTCCAGTAACAGCTCCTGCGGAAGTGCGGAGTATGCTGGGGAAGCCATCCCTCACCACCCGG GTCTCCCCAAGGCCGACCCGGGTCACTGGTGGGCAAGCTTCTTCTTCGGGAAGTCCACTCTCCCGTTCATGGCTACAGTGTTGGAGTCCCCAGAACG CTCGGAatctccccaggcctcccctggCACGATCACCTGCGACTTGGCTCTGGAAGCCATGAGGAAGCAGCCTGGTGGCCAGCCTGGCAAAACCAACACAGGGCCGCCATCCTGA